One window of Scheffersomyces stipitis CBS 6054 chromosome 1, whole genome shotgun sequence genomic DNA carries:
- the SSN7 gene encoding transcription factor which mediates glucose repression yields the protein MYAAKRPSQELSPGSKRQRLHDKSLSDYASSATETWIACGNCANTLGLVVPAIKSFENAVVHDPSNAAALCGLASSLRLNDISLNETIGTQSAIDKLNKSLESFPSLLKQPAVFKELAECYLLIGLNDQAHQAIQTALQLAETDASLWLLSAQTLIRVGARSHAAGSLTHCLSLLPDSIHQFSTADIETARAAHAELAAIAAADGSIELSIAELTATLSLPPPPLSRIDEHIALWCALSTAKERANDIAGAIQACEQSEKAVGMSPRILMTHSYLLLFSNDRNNAETAINLLSKIIDLEKEKESEQPKNDGDFLPWYLLGKAYSLVDQPRLAYDSYQVALRRASNSPITWLAVGKLYLELKQLPDALAAYSQALRLQIDESSPGTATAWDGLSCVYERCDDQLMDASDACARSASCFKVIGDLKSAAFFEERAELLAKVSKKEAPVPELRDPPDVPSFLLRDLVALLPSERIAFIQGPQQQEQTQQPQQQQQQQQQGTPLQQTPNPQHHQPQHSPAISMIQSQQTPQPPQAHYPQPQQQQPQRTPQQHLFHQGFKQEQKSPRQQQIPPQLPPPQIQQVWSPNQQPQYFYQQGPPQGPPALHHQGGPAAPPSSHRSPLNPQLIPAGTYPVPAPPGVAPPGYPYGQYVPVQGGVMTHIQQQYAPPVNNWRR from the coding sequence ATGTACGCTGCCAAAAGACCCTCCCAGGAGCTTTCGCCTGGGTCTAAACGCCAGCGACTCCACGACAAGCTGCTCTCTGACTACGCATCATCAGCTACAGAAACGTGGATAGCCTGTGGGAACTGTGCCAATACTTTAGGTCTCGTTGTTCCCGCTATCAAGTCGTTTGAAAACGCTGTTGTGCATGATCCTTCCAATGCTGCTGCCCTCTGTGGATTGGCTTCTTCGCTTAGACTTAACGATATCAGCCTCAACGAAACGATAGGAACCCAAAGTGCCATCGACAAATTGAATAAGCTGTTAGAACTGTTTCCCTCTTTGCTCAAGCAGCCAGCAGTTTTTAAGGAGTTGGCAGAATGTTACTTACTCATTGGTCTCAACGACCAGGCTCACCAGGCTATCCAGACGGCTTTGCAACTTGCTGAGACCGATGCTTCGCTTTGGCTCTTGCTGGCTCAAACATTAATACGTGTCGGCGCCAGAAGTCATGCTGCCGGTTCGTTGACCCACTGTTTGTCGCTTTTACCAGACTCAATCCATCAGTTTTCTACTGCTGATATCGAAACTGCCAGAGCTGCTCATGCTGAATTGGCAGctattgctgctgctgatgGAAGCATCGAGTTGTCAATTGCAGAATTGACTGCAactctttctcttccaCCTCCTCCATTGTCGAGAATCGACGAACATATTGCTCTCTGGTGTGCTTTATCAAcagccaaagaaagagCTAACGATATCGCTGGAGCCATCCAGGCATGTGAGCAGTCAGAAAAGGCCGTTGGAATGTCACCACGTATCTTGATGACTCACTCGTACTTGCTTCTCTTCAGCAACGACAGAAATAATGCCGAAACGGCCATTAACTTACTTTCTAAAATCattgacttggaaaaggaaaaggaatCAGAACAGCCCAAAAACGACGGTGACTTCTTACCGTGGTACTTGCTCGGAAAAGCGTATTCTCTCGTAGACCAACCTCGGTTGGCATATGATTCTTACCAGGTTGCTTTACGTAGAGCCTCGAACTCGCCCATCACGTGGCTCGCTGTAGGGAAGTTGTatttggagttgaagcAGTTGCCCGATGCCTTGGCAGCCTATTCGCAGGCGTTACGGTTGCAAATCGATGAAAGCTCACCCGGAACTGCTACAGCTTGGGACGGTTTGAGTTGTGTCTATGAAAGATGCGACGACCAGCTTATGGATGCCTCTGATGCTTGTGCCAGGTCTGCCTCTTGTTTCAAGGTGATAGGTGACTTGAAGTCTGCCgccttctttgaagaaagagctgAACTTTTGGCTAAAGTATCGAAAAAAGAAGCTCCTGTACCAGAATTGAGAGATCCTCCAGATGTTCCCagcttcttgttgagaGACCTTGTAGCCTTGTTGCCTTCTGAGAGAATTGCCTTTATACAAGGTcctcaacaacaagagCAAACtcaacaacctcaacaacagcaacaacagcaacaacaggGTACACCTTTACAACAGACTCCAAATCCACAGCATCACCAACCTCAACACAGTCCTGCTATTTCCATGATTCAACTGCAGCAAACTCCACAACCACCTCAGGCTCATTATCCTCAACctcagcaacaacagccTCAACGTACTCCTCAGCAACATCTTTTCCATCAGGGTTTCAAACAGGAACAAAAGTCGCCCAGACAGCAGCAGATTCCTCCTCAGTTGCCTCCTCCACAGATTCAGCAAGTTTGGTCTCCAAATCAACAACCACAATACTTCTATCAACAGGGTCCTCCACAGGGTCCTCCAGCATTGCACCACCAGGGAGGTCCAGCTGCTCCGCCTTCTTCTCATCGTTCACCTTTGAATCCTCAACTCATTCCGGCGGGAACTTACCCCGTACCAGCACCTCCTGGTGTAGCACCTCCAGGTTATCCATATGGTCAATACGTACCTGTACAAGGTGGTGTAATGACTCATATCCAACAACAGTATGCTCCACCGGTGAACAACTGGAGAAGATAG
- a CDS encoding predicted protein, with translation MPVKPRSFRWRPSLVITDWDETITTADTISLVAEAAYLRKPQFSPKFGHFSKIYLDSYKQYTDDFNKKWGARDSILKEEQFQKGMKSVEMSSINALVESGLFKDLEQADFTQQATKVSLRPHFIDFLVRCHQLAIPVVILSINWTGLIIRECLRKSEIDLKENNITIKTNEFEWKPSENGNLVSTGKWDGSPEVRTALDKKNTVEQLKRQYGSDLLYVGDSSTDLLSMLSVPVGVVMTDGSLTSSLARLGIASVNLKDAVANNENTLYTGDWKDLAAMLE, from the coding sequence ATGCCGGTGAAACCTAGAAGTTTCCGTTGGAGACCTCTGCTTGTGATAACAGACTGGGATGAAACTATAACTACAGCGGATACCATCAGCCTTGTTGCCGAAGCGGCGTACTTGAGGAAACCACAATTCAGCCCGAAGTTCGGCCatttctccaagatttACTTGGATTCTTACAAGCAATACACTGacgacttcaacaaaaaatGGGGAGCTAGAGACCTGATTCTCAAGGAGGAACAGTTTCAGAAGGGAATGAAGCTGGTGGAAATGTCATCCATCAATGCTCTTGTAGAGAGTGGTCTTTTCAAGGATTTGGAACAAGCTGATTTCACTCAGCAAGCAACAAAAGTATCGCTACGCCCTCACTTTATTGACTTCCTTGTGCGATGCCACCAGTTGGCAATTCCCGTAGTGATTCTCAGCATCAACTGGACTGGACTAATCATACGAGAATGTCTTAGAAAGCTGGAAATTGACTTGAAAGAGAACAATATAACAATTAAAACCAATGAATTCGAATGGAAACCatctgaaaatggaaatttAGTATCCACTGGAAAGTGGGACGGTTCACCAGAGGTGAGAACAGCTTtagacaagaagaataccGTAGAGCAGCTAAAGAGACAATATGGGTCTGATTTGTTGTATGTCGGCGATAGTTCCACGGACCTTTTGTCAATGTTGCTGGTTCCTGTTGGTGTCGTTATGACTGATGGATCGTTGACTCTGTCGCTTGCTCGATTGGGTATAGCCAGTGTTAACTTGAAGGATGCGGTAGCGAATAACGAGAACACTTTATATACTGGTGACTGGAAAGACCTAGCAGCCATGCTAGAGTGA
- a CDS encoding predicted protein translates to MTDSGKPENQEATESPNLQDNDIATVQEQQSLINLVKNVLNPNGDDPRVDQYISSTFQYISGVLYKMSVSTDKEATAKEIAEDLSERFNKWKDEREKQKAEKQNGQSDEKDAKKD, encoded by the coding sequence atgactGACTCTGGCAAGCctgaaaatcaagaagcTACCGAATCTCCGAATCTCCAGGATAACGATATTGCCactgttcaagaacaacagaGTTTGATTAACTTGGTAAAGAATGTATTGAATCCTAACGGTGATGATCCTAGAGTAGATCAGTATATCAGTAGCACCTTCCAGTATATCCTGGGTGTTTTGTACAAGATGCTGGTTAGCACAGACAAAGAGGCCACGGCCAAGGAGATCGCCGAAGATCTCAGCGAGAGGTTCAACAAGTGGAAGGACGAACGGGAAAAACAGAAGGCTGAGAAACAAAATGGACAATCGGATGAGAAGGATGCTaagaaagattga